tagggacaaggattattttaccttatttattttgaaagataattacaaaataccttattaaccacctctataactaaaatatatcctctattctcacctctattaatgggaccctctgtaaatgagacagacatttatttgtacctggctaactgagagctgAGAactgggtaagtgaaatacctctttaagtgagacaaatctgctcgtcccttaaagtctcacttatccaggtttcactgtacatacctatatgtgTATGACGCTGTATATTATACAAGTACAAGAGATGGTAGTGACCTGGAGAGACGGCTGGCGTCCTGCTCGAGTTGCGTCACCTGACCGCGCACGATGGCCGGCACGAGCGTGAAGCCGGGGGGCGGACGGTACTCCGCGGGCGGCCGCGAGACCTGCGACAGCCGGACACCAGGCTTGTTGCGACGCAGGTTCTTGTGGACCTCTTGGTTTTTGTCGTGCACCTGGACAGTGAATATTTTTAGAATAAATtggattattattttaatggagtAAATAAGTTGCCTAAacaacatttatttaatattatactatGATCCTGGAAGCCACGTATCCTGGGCTCTTCTAATTAATTTTGCTAAAGAGTTATTGATTGTAGAAGATTTGGAAGTGGATGACGTTATTCGGCCATATGTTTTTTGCATGTTTTTTGGTAGCTAAGTTGTCAAACGTTAACTTTTGACAGCCAGTGTTTGACGGAGTAtaggtatagcctgaccagtaatatatgataattgtcaagagggcgctgttattctcatgtatagggtgacaattcagtgtagtatgaaaaaattagttccagtaaaattccgcaacatggcgcaccctcaatagatcctggttcaccgtataaccatagagaaaaaaatacatagagtgctcactccatacatcagttttagtaccaaaaagactattagcatctagcatcgagtagcggaactatcagtactgctacttgacaatagatgtagcaccgaccggaaagtcttatgctgttgaaataagactttccggtcggtgctacatctattgtcaagtagcggtactgatagttccgctactcgatgctagatgtagacactgaaattaatagtgtgAACTGAtgactcttgtcttactatatttctctatagtATAACCGTACGGAGAGATCTActcagctgtcaaattcgagGCACGACTTTTTCCGTCTTTACAGACCTTCTACTATGAATAACTCTTTGATACTATTAAATTTTCTTTAATAGATTAAAAAATAGATATCAAAGAGAAGTAAAAAGTCGTGAAGACAAAACACCTGGACCGCGAAGGACTGCAGCTGGCTGGCCCGCTCCTGCACGGAGTACTGCTGCATGAGCTGCTGCGGTGTGGGTGCTGGGTGttgaggcggcggcggcgctcggCCCTTCGCCCATTTGCGCCGTGCGGTGTAGCCCCGAAAATCTGAAAGGGTTCGTCGCCAAAAGATGAAATgattatgtaataaaataaataaataaatattataggacattcttacacagattgactaagtcccacagtaagctcaagaaggcttgtgttgtgggtacttaacttagacaacgatatatataatatacaaatacataaatacatagaaaacacccaagactcaggaacaaatatctgtgtcatcacacaaataaatacccttatcgggattcgaacccaggaccgcggcttcacaggcagggtcactaccaactaggccagaccagtcgtcaaatataCTTAACctttaggtaagtatgtaattttCTTTCGTACATTCAACAACTCTTTCATGATACTCGTACATGCTGAGGCTCTTACATAATTTGACTGGGAGCTATAATATACCGAACCAAGTcaattaagtaatatttaattggGATCGCAAATGATCCCTGAATTTtgaaacaatattattttattgaactcTAATGTTCACAGACTTAAAACCGATAACATTGCGTCTTACGACTCTGGATAACAACGGCAGCCTTATTTGAATCGACGTTTTCTTTATTGCTGCCGGAATTGGTGTCGTTGCTGTCGCTATCGTTTGATGTCATCTTCCTTAATATCTTCGCTTTCATCATggctttgtttttaattaatacaGCTGAAATTTCATAAATTTTGTCAAAAATAGTTCTTTTTGTAGGTACGACATCGCTCAGCAATATATACCTGTCATGCAAAGTCAGCGTGCTAAGAACCAAAACATTAATATTGTTGGAATTAATTCCGGATATACACTTGTTACCACTAAGAtgtttgggcgtttttttgttgttgtcccaaacactttttttttaaatatgggtttttttatgttatttctactcagaatcacgagctctttctatcctaataggaaaaaaagtgtcctaaggtttttatttccattccgtcaccatttttcatagactttgtatggtggtcgcgtaatggaaagatcgaaaaatgtatggaaattttgggacactttttttctcctattaggataggcgctcgtgattctgagtagaaataacataaaaaatcccaaatttgaaaaaaaaagtgttaggggcaacaaaaaaaacgcccgttTCCTAAAGTTGCTGATTCATCATTACATTACAGATAATAGTTTAGAAATTCCCGATAACCGGTGATAACAACTCGCAATTGATACCTTATAATGCCAACAGCTTGGTGGTAATGGGTCAGAATATACTATTAGTTCGTGCGTCTCTACAAATTGAAACAAGCTTTCTTAAACGTGCTGTTTAACAAATAGCACAAGTATTTCTTACCACCGGATTTATGTTTTCGACTGTCCTGTTCCATCTGTTCCCTCTGGAACTCCCTAGCTAGCTGTCTCTGTCGTTCCTGGAGTCGTTTCCTGGTGAGCCAGCCTCTCACGTGTTTTTGCAGCGTGAGTACAGATATAGCCATCTGGGCCTTCAGCCGGAGGAAGTACCGTCGAGCGAGCCATCCTCGACCACACGCTTGTACTAGTACTACTTTCCGAATCTAAAATTTTAGGAGAGTATTTAAAAATGCCTGGTAAATGCGGGTAGGGTGTATATTTGTCTTAAATTTAACGTAAGTAGGTAAGAATAGGTCCGATGCTAATTGACAACCTACCAGGTAGGATAAATAACTatttggttattttttgtacaatTTCGTCTACATACCTACGTATTAATACGCGTAGCGCGAGGCAATACGCGCCTATAAGAATTAAATGAGCAATGTTACATAAAATGTTCTAATGTTTGGGTTGTAGCGAAGAGTCGAGTGGAGTAGGtatcataataatatacataaaatgTACCTGTTCTTCGTAGATTCGGGCGAGTACTTCAACGTGATAATACTTCAAGAAGACTTTTGATTTCCCTAGCGCCCAGCCGTCCATCTTTAACCTTAAAAGCAAAAGACGGCACGTGTCTCGGTTCGGTTTTACTTCTTCGTTATAGCTGAATGCTAAAAAACTATACCTGCAATCATTATTTAAGACttgaatattaatttaattcaaaaaaatatacacaGATTATTTCACGGAATCCACCAGGCACTGTATAAGTATATTTAAGGGATCAATGACCTTACTCCCATAAATGAGGCCGGCACGACAGGTTTCGAACCGTACTTATGTAAGTAACATGGTAAGTTTAAATATATGGCTTGAAATTAATGGATTTCAGTTGGATCTGTGTTATATTTTAACTATGGAAGTGGTTGTTATTGTGGTGTTGTGTTGAACTAATTGTAATATTAGACTTGTCTTACCTCTTCAAAAATTCTTCAAACGTTAATCGGTGGGAGAACCCATTTTGTCTTATTCTAATAGTTTCTAGAACGCCCGTATACCTAAGCTGCTTTAAGATTTTCGCAGAATCAAAATGTTTCGGTGACCGCGAATCGTTTGGTTTCAGGCATCTCACGAACTGGGGCGAGCCACTGACCATTTTCTGGAGTAGTTCCATTAGAGAATATCGGAAATAGGTGGACACTGTTTGCTGAGCGCGAGATTGTGAAGCAAGCCCACGGCTGTTGAAGCGGTCCTGTTGAAAATATGAGTGATTATAATACAGTAACTATGTCCGTACCGAAAACTCAAACCGGGGATCTGGCAGACCCtgccggcgatggcgggatgaactggactcctttttaaaggagtggccagacatagcactggacagagatttgtggagaatttggagggaggcctttgtccagcagtgggacacgacaGGCTCCAAATATATAATAACTAATGTTTAATCAACAACTACCCACGGTTTTGTACAGATAAGTGAAGTATCTAAAAgatgattataatatttataaccaATTAAATCGTTCCTAATTAGAAAATATGCCTAAAACTGGTCGCTGTTAACTGTACTTTACCATAGCTAGCATATTTACTAAACGGTTTTTTTTCGTAATCGTGCTTGTATTACTTACCCGAGTATCACATGAACTGTCTAAACTTCTGTTAGTGTCCGTATCTCCTTGCAGAGGGGAATATAAATTGCCAGTCTTTGTAATCGGACACTGGAAAAGGAACCTAATGATATCGTATTGGCTTTGTCGCATCAATTGAACCACTTCCGGAGGCAAGAAATTGCGGTTTTTCTCCAGGAACCCATCGGCTTGATAAACTACGCGACCAGCGAAGTGGTGAATGGCAAAGCATATAGCATCAGATTTTGGCCGGACATAGTATTTGCTCTTTAGATTATTATGGAATTTTTctgtaagaaaaaaaatgtactgtaggtatACGTTGTATATTTGTAGAGTACTGATCAATAAAAGGTGATTACCAATTAGGCTTCTATCAGTAGACCTTGGGAAACGGCTTTCTTCATCAAGCAGAGCTAGCAGGCCCATAGGTCTTGACAACAACATGTCTAAGACGGGTCTGTTGTCGGAGAACTCTACAAGATCGACGGGGACGCCCTCTGCCATATACTCTTGCTGCTCCCAGGTAAATATATGTTGATTGAAATAGTACTGTATTTGTTCATTTGCAATGTTGATGCATAGTTGTTCAAACGAATTTCTATTAAAGTTTTCAAATCCGAAGATATCTAATATTCCAATGGATAGTTGTTCAAtgctgaaaaataataattgtacagaattatcttatacctttaaataaCCTTTAAACGaccaattcttgcatatttatttatttatttatatatatatttcggggatctcggaaacggctcgatttcgatgaaatttgctatatgatggttttcggaggcgaaaaatcgacctagaggtcttatctctgggaaaacgctcatttttgacttttttgtatgttttccgagcaaagctcggtttcccagatattaaacGTTTAATCAAACACACAAGTTTAGGACTAAAAGATAGGATTATAGCcattgtactttttttttctcttagGATTATAGCCATTGTActtaatttctttaaaaataccTAACTTAATTTGTAAAAAGAGTCGTGTCGATATGATTGAGCAGAAGTAAAAAATACTTAACTCTTCAGTATTCAAACATACACTGGCatcaaatgatatctaaataatgtcatttaGCTAtcgtgcatctcgctcgtacttgtccgtcacatgtattggtgcgatcgagacgcacgataactaaattacatcatttaaatatcattctgatgtcagtgtgtgttcgaattggcctgtcacTTTTGGAACCGTGGCAGTGAAAATTCTAATAGGTAGTTTTTAGTTGTCTCTGATACGGCTGATGGAAGGGTGGGTTGGACGTTAGTAGGGTTGTGGGCAGTTAGTAGAAAAGTGTAAATACCCATACGGTCTATTTTGACACAGCAAAGCGTTGATCCTCTCGACTATTCTGTCGAAGGCGCGTGCATACAGGCCGCGTGCGGTGGCGTCGCGAGCCACGGCCGCTTCGGTGGGCGAGCAGTGTCGCGCTATGGTCTCCCCTCGAGCCACCACACTGCTGCTAGTCAGGCACTCGCGGAGGTCTCCTGTCTCTACGCCTAATAGGCAGGATGCTGGAATGAAATTTTAATAAGAGTTAAATTATTAGTTACATACTATTACCTATTTCACAAGCATTCtcgtttattaaatgttatgtcATTTTTAGCTACAAACGCTTCATTCATACCACGTAAATCTAGCCCTAGTAAATGGATTTATAGTACCATAAGCCATTATACTTTACGACCAAAGAAATATTACGAAGATATACGTATTGCCAAGACAACAAAACACGAAACAAATTATACCGTTTCTACATTCTACAGGCAATATTTTTATAGCGATGATAATCCTTCATACGTATTAGGTGCCTTACCTCTATGTAAAGGTGCCGTGTCTATTATCGTAGCTTTGTTATCAGTGTTATCTTCCCCCGCGGTCTCCCCAAATTCTATATCGCCGAGATGTAATATTGCTGATAGcattttgtaaattatttgtACCTCCTCCTCTTGAAATCCTACCACCTGAAatgaaaatagttattattgCTGCAGATGTTTCTATTGACCGAATaactgggccattttatttaatgttgtcccctacactttttttttcaaaattgttttttttttatattatttctactcagaatcatgagctcttttgatcctaataggagaaaaaaagtgtcccaagatttccttacatttttcgatctttccattccgaaaccgccatacacagcctatgaaaaaatggtaacggaatgggaaaaaaacctcGGGACACTTTttatcctattaggatagaaagagctcgtgattctgagtagaaataacatagaaattcacaaattaaacaaaaagtgtaggggacaactttaaataaaatggcccaactGTTCATAGAGTAATTTGTGGGCGGTATAAATGTGTTTACTTCCTTACCTTAAACGCTTGATTTAATTGCCGCCAGCGGTGAACATTATGTTCACGATGAGCAACAGAAAGTGGTTGTAGGTATCGATGCCTAGATTTGAGTTGTTCGTCAAGGTAGAACTTCCTCCAACGCCCTTCACTTTCCAAACCAtcatatagatagtaaaatacGTGAAAATTGCTTTCGCCTCTGCAAATAATGTTGTCTTAGTAAATTATCCCTATTGAGGAAATCAAGACACTCAAACGTATCTACTAAATCACAGATGTAATCAATACGCAATATTAAGGATAAATAGTGGCACTCACAACGCTTGGTGAACAACCCTCGATTGTTCTAAAAGATAAACAGAAATCCGTGCCCCAGATATCCTCCCCACTCTCATGAGAGACAAATCCAAATATTTGCCGAACCGCGAGCTGTTGGCGTTAATGCCTGTTCGAGCGTTTCCAAACGCCTCCATTATCGGGTTCACTTGCAGGATTTTATCTTCTACGTTACCAGTTTGTGTCTGGAATAATAAGATAAGTAGGTATTGGTTTCAACTACGTTATGTTATGCATATTAGATTAACTTTGCATAATACATCGATATCGATACTGATAAGAGTCTCACGCTACCTAGTAGgtaaaaaaatgaatttcaACATAATTATGAACCAGTCCGTTGACCGTAGATCTTTTGTTGactgtacttgtaggtactttcaATACTAGTAAAACAATAGAAGCCATTTGACAAGTCAAACTCGAAGACAAATGAATTTTGCAATAAAGTGTCAACTTTaagcgtaatttttttttgcgt
This region of Cydia amplana chromosome 4, ilCydAmpl1.1, whole genome shotgun sequence genomic DNA includes:
- the LOC134647221 gene encoding myosin-IIIb-like isoform X3, with translation MRSDMAYRGLSQHVELDRAADPRDRFALQELIGEGTYGEVYCARDKKSGRRVAVKILENITENIEEIEEEFLVFRDLSSHPNIPEFFGLFLKRGVCSDDDQIWFVMELCTGGSVTDLCAGIREHGSNLTEPQLAYVLRGTVRALTHLHAHRCMHRDVKGHNILLTENGEVKLVDFGVSSHLAATAARRNTSVGTPYWMAPEVIACEQQLDQSYDCRCDVWSVGITAIELAEGEPPLSGLHPMRALFQIPRNPPPTLAHPELFSSQLADFIAECLVKDMNQRPFARELLEHPLLLAVSSFEEKIRKELQTEIKRQRADGRSCRAPDVTTKRGKLKSHRKARPEKMYTDDLATLEVLTEDAIVEQLQQRYNQNQIYTYIGDILVAVNPFTDIGIYTTKSQQIYQCRCRSDNPPHIYAVADAAHQALMHQKQHQAIVISGESGAGKTESANLLLKQLVFLSKTQTGNVEDKILQVNPIMEAFGNARTGINANSSRFGKYLDLSLMRVGRISGARISVYLLEQSRVVHQALGESNFHVFYYLYDGLESEGRWRKFYLDEQLKSRHRYLQPLSVAHREHNVHRWRQLNQAFKVVGFQEEEVQIIYKMLSAILHLGDIEFGETAGEDNTDNKATIIDTAPLHRASCLLGVETGDLRECLTSSSVVARGETIARHCSPTEAAVARDATARGLYARAFDRIVERINALLCQNRPYGIEQLSIGILDIFGFENFNRNSFEQLCINIANEQIQYYFNQHIFTWEQQEYMAEGVPVDLVEFSDNRPVLDMLLSRPMGLLALLDEESRFPRSTDRSLIEKFHNNLKSKYYVRPKSDAICFAIHHFAGRVVYQADGFLEKNRNFLPPEVVQLMRQSQYDIIRFLFQCPITKTGNLYSPLQGDTDTNRSLDSSCDTRDRFNSRGLASQSRAQQTVSTYFRYSLMELLQKMVSGSPQFVRCLKPNDSRSPKHFDSAKILKQLRYTGVLETIRIRQNGFSHRLTFEEFLKRYSFLAFSYNEEVKPNRDTCRLLLLRLKMDGWALGKSKVFLKYYHVEVLARIYEEQIRKVVLVQACGRGWLARRYFLRLKAQMAISVLTLQKHVRGWLTRKRLQERQRQLAREFQREQMEQDSRKHKSGAVLIKNKAMMKAKILRKMTSNDSDSNDTNSGSNKENVDSNKAAVVIQSHFRGYTARRKWAKGRAPPPPQHPAPTPQQLMQQYSVQERASQLQSFAVQVHDKNQEVHKNLRRNKPGVRLSQVSRPPAEYRPPPGFTLVPAIVRGQVTQLEQDASRLSSPSPEFLESLTRPWDEPFINKEYEISPLRANRSHQQPVEQCGEHRHHLVSQNWQNLPCSRQCGGLVSNKIIELVKQSHKADPPPRPVYNPTHDPESDFRKILRNSPEILATPIFSSDDDYTEGPFRFKQLLRPTLGPTESLRKRKVRNSPGQSPWMSDSSQDSTGSKQALYNKRRPQISMGVYYN
- the LOC134647221 gene encoding myosin-IIIb-like isoform X7, whose protein sequence is MRSDMAYRGLSQHVELDRAADPRDRFALQELIGEGTYGEVYCARDKKSGRRVAVKILENITENIEEIEEEFLVFRDLSSHPNIPEFFGLFLKRGVCSDDDQIWFVMELCTGGSVTDLCAGIREHGSNLTEPQLAYVLRGTVRALTHLHAHRCMHRDVKGHNILLTENGEVKLVDFGVSSHLAATAARRNTSVGTPYWMAPEVIACEQQLDQSYDCRCDVWSVGITAIELAEGEPPLSGLHPMRALFQIPRNPPPTLAHPELFSSQLADFIAECLVKDMNQRPFARELLEHPLLLAVSSFEEKIRKELQTEIKRQRADGRSCRAPDVTTKRGKLKSHRKARPEKMYTDDLATLEVLTEDAIVEQLQQRYNQNQIYTYIGDILVAVNPFTDIGIYTTKSQQIYQCRCRSDNPPHIYAVADAAHQALMHQKQHQAIVISGESGAGKTESANLLLKQLVFLSKTQTGNVEDKILQVNPIMEAFGNARTGINANSSRFGKYLDLSLMRVGRISGARISVYLLEQSRVVHQALGESNFHVFYYLYDGLESEGRWRKFYLDEQLKSRHRYLQPLSVAHREHNVHRWRQLNQAFKVVGFQEEEVQIIYKMLSAILHLGDIEFGETAGEDNTDNKATIIDTAPLHRASCLLGVETGDLRECLTSSSVVARGETIARHCSPTEAAVARDATARGLYARAFDRIVERINALLCQNRPIEQLSIGILDIFGFENFNRNSFEQLCINIANEQIQYYFNQHIFTWEQQEYMAEGVPVDLVEFSDNRPVLDMLLSRPMGLLALLDEESRFPRSTDRSLIEKFHNNLKSKYYVRPKSDAICFAIHHFAGRVVYQADGFLEKNRNFLPPEVVQLMRQSQYDIIRFLFQCPITKTGNLYSPLQGDTDTNRSLDSSCDTRDRFNSRGLASQSRAQQTVSTYFRYSLMELLQKMVSGSPQFVRCLKPNDSRSPKHFDSAKILKQLRYTGVLETIRIRQNGFSHRLTFEEFLKRYSFLAFSYNEEVKPNRDTCRLLLLRLKMDGWALGKSKVFLKYYHVEVLARIYEEQIRKVVLVQACGRGWLARRYFLRLKAQMAISVLTLQKHVRGWLTRKRLQERQRQLAREFQREQMEQDSRKHKSGAVLIKNKAMMKAKILRKMTSNDSDSNDTNSGSNKENVDSNKAAVVIQSHFRGYTARRKWAKGRAPPPPQHPAPTPQQLMQQYSVQERASQLQSFAVQVHDKNQEVHKNLRRNKPGVRLSQVSRPPAEYRPPPGFTLVPAIVRGQVTQLEQDASRLSSPSPEFLESLTRPWDEPFINKEYEISPLRANRSHQQPVEQCGEHRHHLVSQNWQNLPCSRQCGGLVSNKIIELVKQSHKADPPPRPVYNPTHDPESDFRKILRNSPEILATPIFSSDDDYTEGPFRFKQLLRPTLGPTESLRKRKVRNSPGQSPWMSDSSQDSTGSKQALYNKRRPQISMGVYYN
- the LOC134647221 gene encoding myosin-IIIb-like isoform X5, which encodes MRSDMAYRGLSQHVELDRAADPRDRFALQELIGEGTYGEVYCARDKKSGRRVAVKILENITENIEEIEEEFLVFRDLSSHPNIPEFFGLFLKRGVCSDDDQIWFVMELCTGGSVTDLCAGIREHGSNLTEPQLAYVLRGTVRALTHLHAHRCMHRDVKGHNILLTENGEVKLVDFGVSSHLAATAARRNTSVGTPYWMAPEVIACEQQLDQSYDCRCDVWSVGITAIELAEGEPPLSGLHPMRALFQIPRNPPPTLAHPELFSSQLADFIAECLVKDMNQRPFARELLEHPLLLAVSSFEEKIRKELQTEIKRQRADGRSCRAPDVTTKRGKLKSHRKARPEKMYTDDLATLEVLTEDAIVEQLQQRYNQNQIYTYIGDILVAVNPFTDIGIYTTKSQQIYQCRCRSDNPPHIYAVADAAHQALMHQKQHQAIVISGESGAGKTESANLLLKQLVFLSKTQTGNVEDKILQVNPIMEAFGNARTGINANSSRFGKYLDLSLMRVGRISGARISVYLLEQSRVVHQALGESNFHVFYYLYDGLESEGRWRKFYLDEQLKSRHRYLQPLSVAHREHNVHRWRQLNQAFKVVGFQEEEVQIIYKMLSAILHLGDIEFGETAGEDNTDNKATIIDTAPLHRASCLLGVETGDLRECLTSSSVVARGETIARHCSPTEAAVARDATARGLYARAFDRIVERINALLCQNRPYGIEQLSIGILDIFGFENFNRNSFEQLCINIANEQIQYYFNQHIFTWEQQEYMAEGVPVDLVEFSDNRPVLDMLLSRPMGLLALLDEESRFPRSTDRSLIEKFHNNLKSKYYVRPKSDAICFAIHHFAGRVVYQADGFLEKNRNFLPPEVVQLMRQSQYDIIRFLFQCPITKTGNLYSPLQGDTDTNRSLDSSCDTRDRFNSRGLASQSRAQQTVSTYFRYSLMELLQKMVSGSPQFVRCLKPNDSRSPKHFDSAKILKQLRYTGVLETIRIRQNGFSHRLTFEEFLKRYSFLAFSYNEEVKPNRDTCRLLLLRLKMDGWALGKSKVFLKYYHVEVLARIYEEQIRKVVLVQACGRGWLARRYFLRLKAQMAISVLTLQKHVRGWLTRKRLQERQRQLAREFQREQMEQDSRKHKSGAVLIKNKAMMKAKILRKMTSNDSDSNDTNSGSNKENVDSNKAAVVIQSHFRGYTARRKWAKGRAPPPPQHPAPTPQQLMQQYSVQERASQLQSFAVQVHDKNQEVHKNLRRNKPGVRLSQVSRPPAEYRPPPGFTLVPAIVRGQVTQLEQDASRLSRANRSHQQPVEQCGEHRHHLVSQNWQNLPCSRQCGGLVSNKIIELVKQSHKADPPPRPVYNPTHDPESDFRKILRNSPEILATPIFSSDDDYTEGPFRFKQLLRPTLGPTESLRKRKVRNSPGQSPWMSDSSQDSTGSKQALYNKRRPQISMGVYYN
- the LOC134647221 gene encoding myosin-IIIb-like isoform X6 — translated: MRSDMAYRGLSQHVELDRAADPRDRFALQELIGEGTYGEVYCARDKKSGRRVAVKILENITENIEEIEEEFLVFRDLSSHPNIPEFFGLFLKRGVCSDDDQIWFVMELCTGGSVTDLCAGIREHGSNLTEPQLAYVLRGTVRALTHLHAHRCMHRDVKGHNILLTENGEVKLVDFGVSSHLAATAARRNTSVGTPYWMAPEVIACEQQLDQSYDCRCDVWSVGITAIELAEGEPPLSGLHPMRALFQIPRNPPPTLAHPELFSSQLADFIAECLVKDMNQRPFARELLEHPLLLAVSSFEEKIRKELQTEIKRQRADGRSCRAPDVTTKRGKLKSHRKARPEKMYTDDLATLEVLTEDAIVEQLQQRYNQNQIYTYIGDILVAVNPFTDIGIYTTKSQQIYQCRCRSDNPPHIYAVADAAHQALMHQKQHQAIVISGESGAGKTESANLLLKQLVFLSKTQTGNVEDKILQVNPIMEAFGNARTGINANSSRFGKYLDLSLMRVGRISGARISVYLLEQSRVVHQALGESNFHVFYYLYDGLESEGRWRKFYLDEQLKSRHRYLQPLSVAHREHNVHRWRQLNQAFKVVGFQEEEVQIIYKMLSAILHLGDIEFGETAGEDNTDNKATIIDTAPLHRASCLLGVETGDLRECLTSSSVVARGETIARHCSPTEAAVARDATARGLYARAFDRIVERINALLCQNRPYGIEQLSIGILDIFGFENFNRNSFEQLCINIANEQIQYYFNQHIFTWEQQEYMAEGVPVDLVEFSDNRPVLDMLLSRPMGLLALLDEESRFPRSTDRSLIEKFHNNLKSKYYVRPKSDAICFAIHHFAGRVVYQADGFLEKNRNFLPPEVVQLMRQSQYDIIRFLFQCPITKTGNLYSPLQGDTDTNRSLDSSCDTRDRFNSRGLASQSRAQQTVSTYFRYSLMELLQKMVSGSPQFVRCLKPNDSRSPKHFDSAKILKQLRYTGVLETIRIRQNGFSHRLTFEEFLKRYSFLAFSYNEEVKPNRDTCRLLLLRLKMDGWALGKSKVFLKYYHVEVLARIYEEQIRKVVLVQACGRGWLARRYFLRLKAQMAISVLTLQKHVRGWLTRKRLQERQRQLAREFQREQMEQDSRKHKSGDFRGYTARRKWAKGRAPPPPQHPAPTPQQLMQQYSVQERASQLQSFAVQVHDKNQEVHKNLRRNKPGVRLSQVSRPPAEYRPPPGFTLVPAIVRGQVTQLEQDASRLSSPSPEFLESLTRPWDEPFINKEYEISPLRANRSHQQPVEQCGEHRHHLVSQNWQNLPCSRQCGGLVRKPGNKIIELVKQSHKADPPPRPVYNPTHDPESDFRKILRNSPEILATPIFSSDDDYTEGPFRFKQLLRPTLGPTESLRKRKVRNSPGQSPWMSDSSQDSTGSKQALYNKRRPQISMGVYYN
- the LOC134647221 gene encoding myosin-IIIb-like isoform X1 gives rise to the protein MRSDMAYRGLSQHVELDRAADPRDRFALQELIGEGTYGEVYCARDKKSGRRVAVKILENITENIEEIEEEFLVFRDLSSHPNIPEFFGLFLKRGVCSDDDQIWFVMELCTGGSVTDLCAGIREHGSNLTEPQLAYVLRGTVRALTHLHAHRCMHRDVKGHNILLTENGEVKLVDFGVSSHLAATAARRNTSVGTPYWMAPEVIACEQQLDQSYDCRCDVWSVGITAIELAEGEPPLSGLHPMRALFQIPRNPPPTLAHPELFSSQLADFIAECLVKDMNQRPFARELLEHPLLLAVSSFEEKIRKELQTEIKRQRADGRSCRAPDVTTKRGKLKSHRKARPEKMYTDDLATLEVLTEDAIVEQLQQRYNQNQIYTYIGDILVAVNPFTDIGIYTTKSQQIYQCRCRSDNPPHIYAVADAAHQALMHQKQHQAIVISGESGAGKTESANLLLKQLVFLSKTQTGNVEDKILQVNPIMEAFGNARTGINANSSRFGKYLDLSLMRVGRISGARISVYLLEQSRVVHQALGESNFHVFYYLYDGLESEGRWRKFYLDEQLKSRHRYLQPLSVAHREHNVHRWRQLNQAFKVVGFQEEEVQIIYKMLSAILHLGDIEFGETAGEDNTDNKATIIDTAPLHRASCLLGVETGDLRECLTSSSVVARGETIARHCSPTEAAVARDATARGLYARAFDRIVERINALLCQNRPYGIEQLSIGILDIFGFENFNRNSFEQLCINIANEQIQYYFNQHIFTWEQQEYMAEGVPVDLVEFSDNRPVLDMLLSRPMGLLALLDEESRFPRSTDRSLIEKFHNNLKSKYYVRPKSDAICFAIHHFAGRVVYQADGFLEKNRNFLPPEVVQLMRQSQYDIIRFLFQCPITKTGNLYSPLQGDTDTNRSLDSSCDTRDRFNSRGLASQSRAQQTVSTYFRYSLMELLQKMVSGSPQFVRCLKPNDSRSPKHFDSAKILKQLRYTGVLETIRIRQNGFSHRLTFEEFLKRYSFLAFSYNEEVKPNRDTCRLLLLRLKMDGWALGKSKVFLKYYHVEVLARIYEEQIRKVVLVQACGRGWLARRYFLRLKAQMAISVLTLQKHVRGWLTRKRLQERQRQLAREFQREQMEQDSRKHKSGAVLIKNKAMMKAKILRKMTSNDSDSNDTNSGSNKENVDSNKAAVVIQSHFRGYTARRKWAKGRAPPPPQHPAPTPQQLMQQYSVQERASQLQSFAVQVHDKNQEVHKNLRRNKPGVRLSQVSRPPAEYRPPPGFTLVPAIVRGQVTQLEQDASRLSSPSPEFLESLTRPWDEPFINKEYEISPLRANRSHQQPVEQCGEHRHHLVSQNWQNLPCSRQCGGLVRKPGNKIIELVKQSHKADPPPRPVYNPTHDPESDFRKILRNSPEILATPIFSSDDDYTEGPFRFKQLLRPTLGPTESLRKRKVRNSPGQSPWMSDSSQDSTGSKQALYNKRRPQISMGVYYN